The Sesamum indicum cultivar Zhongzhi No. 13 linkage group LG1, S_indicum_v1.0, whole genome shotgun sequence genome includes a window with the following:
- the LOC105157282 gene encoding protein FIZZY-RELATED 2, giving the protein METPSTSTSSTEPKTPASKLLSSSYRRPSSSRTIYSDRFIPSRSSSNFALFNLPNSSANSSSDDSHSAYTNLLKSALFGPDCVGGVNGFQPLTPEKSVSGGRFGSRNSDGNVLQISPPNCNIFKYKTETRKSLHSLSPFGFDDQLPGVSHNPVKAPRKVPRSPYKVLDAPALQDDFYLNLVDWSSHNVLAVGLGNCVYLWHASSSKVVKLCDLGIDDSVCSVGWAHRGTHLAVGTNNGKLQLWDASRCKRIRTMEGHRLRVGALAWSSSVLSSGSRDKSILQRDIRAQEDYVSKLSGHKSEVCGLKWSYDNRELASGGNDNRLFVWNQHSTQPVLKYCEHTAAVKAIAWSPHLHGLLASGGGTADRCIRFWNTTTNSHLSCMDTGSQVCNLVWSKNVNELVSTHGYSQNQIIVWRYPTMSKLATLTGHTYRVLYLAISPDGQTIVTGAGDETLRFWNVFPSPKSQNTESEIGASSLGRTQIR; this is encoded by the exons ATGGAAACTCCCAGCACGAGCACATCCTCCACAGAACCCAAAACTCCGGCGTCGAAGCTTCTCAGCTCATCCTATCGCCGCCCCTCGTCGTCTCGGACGATCTACAGCGACCGTTTCATTCCCAGTCGCTCTTCTTCCAACTTTGCCCTCTTCAATCTTCCTAATTCCAGTGCCAATTCGTCTTCTGATGATTCACATTCTGCTTACACTAACCTTCTCAAGTCTGCCCTTTTTGGACCCGATTGTGTTGGTGGTGTTAATGGGTTTCAGCCTTTGACTCCGGAGAAATCTGTGTCTGGTGGAAGATTTGGGAGTAGGAATAGTGATGGTAACGTTTTGCAGATTAGTCCTCCtaattgcaatattttcaaGTACAAGACTGAGACGCGGAAATCTTTGCATTCTCTGTCGCCGTTTGGGTTTGATGACCAGCTCCCTGGGGTGTCTCATAACCCTGTCAAGGCTCCTAGAAAAGTTCCAAGGTCTCCGTACAAG GTCTTGGATGCTCCAGCTTTGCAAGATGATTTTTATCTTAATCTTGTAGATTGGTCTTCACATAATGTGCTGGCAGTGGGGTTGGGCAACTGTGTCTATCTGTGGCATGCTTCTAGCAGTAAG GTGGTGAAGTTGTGTGATTTGGGAATTGATGACAGTGTCTGTTCTGTTGGCTGGGCACACCGTGGTACACATCTTGCTGTTGGAACTAACAATGGCAAACTCCAA TTATGGGATGCGTCTCGTTGCAAGAGGATTAGAACTATGGAAGGGCATCGGCTGCGAGTTGGTGCCCTGGCCTGGAGCTCATCTGTGCTATCTTCAGGAAGCCGGGACAAGAGTATTCTTCAACGTGATATACGAGCTCAAGAAGACTATGTGAGCAAGTTAAGTGGACATAAATCAGAG GTTTGTGGATTGAAGTGGTCTTACGACAACCGAGAATTAGCGTCGGGTGGAAATGACAATAGA cTTTTTGTCTGGAACCAACATTCAACCCAGCCTGTGCTAAAATACTGTGAACACACTGCTGCTGTAAAAGCTATTGCATGGTCACCCCATCTCCATGGACTCCTTGCTTCTGGAGGTGGCACTGCTGACCGATGCATTCGTTTCTGGAACACCACTACCAATTCACACCTCAGTTGCATGGATACTGGAAGTCAG GTGTGCAATCTTGTGTGGTCTAAGAATGTTAACGAACTTGTGAGCACCCATGGCTACTCCCAAAACCAGATTATAGTGTGGAGATATCCTACCATGTCAAAG TTGGCAACTCTAACAGGCCATACATACAGGGTACTATATCTTGCTATTTCACCCGATGGACAG ACAATTGTAACAGGAGCAGGAGATGAAACACTTAGGTTTTGGAATGTTTTCCCTTCACCTAAGTCTCAG AACACTGAAAGTGAAATTGGAGCGTCATCTCTTGGAAGAACTCAGATTCGATGA
- the LOC105158642 gene encoding mental retardation GTPase activating protein homolog 4-like isoform X2 → MFQLVAYPCCHAIAAIDYHRLKVEDFIDECFKKEVYLKVYSHMIHPVPGMHDFEDSKMGKVDPPDVVIKMGRPKKCRRKDANDVRKTDSRRGLTHTCAICMRKGHNKRSCTNPPHPKSKFMQNPNQSRQRSSKSHGASGSRRPSTPLHPPFNENETIQEEVPPIYSQPSQDSMPEIAVQPPLPVQPPIPLQPPPQTAPRQPFKIPKQSSRTTPGETITRGLNVHKSSHEQVVHSEQITQQPLQQEHPQSSTAYQQKPKALRKHKKPISSSTKLLKRQQQDAPDQSSQFKRKYSAERNPSISSLIKSLANSYRQDKPRKIIKILMEHQSPQKMYEVQL, encoded by the exons ATGTTTCAGCTTGTGGCATATCCTTGTTGTCATGCCATTGCTGCAATTGATTATCATAGGCTGAAAGTGGAGGATTTCATTGATGAATGCTTCAAGAAGGAAGTGTATTTAAAGGTGTACAGCCACATGATCCACCCAGTGCCAGGGATGCATGATTTTGAAGATTCAAAGATGGGAAAAGTGGATCCTCCTGATGTAGTAATCAAGATGGGAAGGCCAAAAAAATGTAGAAGGAAGGATGCAAATGATGTGAGGAAAACAGATTCAAGAAGAGGTCTTACCCACACTTGTGCAATATGTATGAGAAAAGGGCACAATAAAAGAAGTTGCACCAATCCCCCACACCCCAAATCCAAATTCATGCAG AATCCCAACCAAAGCAGACAAAGATCCAGCAAGTCACATGGTGCATCAGGATCTAGAAGACCTAGTACCCCACTCCATCCACCTTTTAATGAGAATGAGACAATTCAAGAAGAG GTACCCCCAATTTATTCCCAACCATCTCAAGATTCCATGCCCGAAATTGCAGTTCAGCCCCCACTTCCAGTTCAGCCACCAATTCCACTTCAGCCACCACCTCAAACAGCTCCAAGACAACCTTTTAAG ATTCCTAAACAGAGTAGCAGAACAACACCAGGTGAGACTATCACTAGAGGATTGAATGTGCATAAATCATCACATGAACAG GTTGTTCATTCAGAGCAAATAACTCAACAACCTCTCCAACAAGAACATCCACAATCCTCAACAGCTTATCAG CAAAAACCTAAAGCTCTTAGAAAGCACAAAAAGCCAATATCTTCTTCAACTAAATTGCTTAAGAGACAACAACAAGATGCTCCAGATCAGTCCTCCCAATTCAAGAGAAAATATTCTGCAGAGAGAAATCCATCTATTTCTTCACTGATCAAGAGTTTGGCCAACTCATATCGCCAGGacaaaccaagaaaaataattaaaatactgaTGGAACATCAAAGCCCACAGAAAATGTATGAGGTGCAATTGTAG